Proteins from a single region of Rhodospirillaceae bacterium:
- a CDS encoding phage tail protein has protein sequence MSNVISIRNNFPKVAAQLDRLGKEVGNKALVRALNDTVRQGSTAMARQISKEFRVKVADAKARLDVDYAKVKGGGVKFFARLLATRPGGLHNNDWRGM, from the coding sequence ATGAGCAACGTCATCAGCATCCGCAACAACTTCCCCAAGGTGGCAGCGCAATTGGATCGGCTGGGCAAGGAAGTGGGCAACAAGGCTCTGGTGCGCGCGCTCAACGATACCGTGAGGCAGGGCAGCACGGCTATGGCGCGACAGATCAGCAAGGAATTCAGGGTGAAGGTTGCCGATGCAAAGGCCCGGCTAGATGTCGATTACGCAAAGGTAAAGGGGGGTGGGGTGAAGTTCTTCGCCAGGCTGTTGGCCACGCGCCCGGGTGGTTTGCACAACAACGACTGGCGCGGCATG